CCGGCGTAGGCTCTGGAGACCGGGGCCTCGCCGCCGCCCTTCAGCGACAGGGTGGCCCGGCCGTCGCCGCGCCTGGCCCCGGTGACCGCCTCCCTGGCCACCCACCAGCTGCGATGGGTGCGGGCGCCCTCGATGCCCTCCAGCTCGGCGACGGCGTCAGAGAGGCGCATCAGGATCAGGTCCTGGCCCTTGCTGGTGTGGAGGCGCAGATAGTGGTCCTCGGCCTCGACCGCGTAGAGCTCGGCGCCGCGCAGCTTCGGCGGCAGGCGATCCATGAACCTCGGCGGCGCGGCGCCGGTGGGGGCGGCATGGGTCTCCTCCGGCTTCTTCTGGGCCAGGTAGTTGAGGGCCGTCATGGCCACCGTGACGACCAGCACCGGCACGATGAA
The nucleotide sequence above comes from Caulobacter sp. NIBR1757. Encoded proteins:
- a CDS encoding LytTR family DNA-binding domain-containing protein gives rise to the protein MTTATQSFGANRHVRGVVLALLAGVFLAVTGAFETGGGSLTARLIYWTLMMLIGSLTGLGISVFTDRFGWLEERPWLQGGLIVVLLTPPLTLLIWLVTTLFFCRCGLPVSRIPQFIVPVLVVTVAMTALNYLAQKKPEETHAAPTGAAPPRFMDRLPPKLRGAELYAVEAEDHYLRLHTSKGQDLILMRLSDAVAELEGIEGARTHRSWWVAREAVTGARRGDGRATLSLKGGGEAPVSRAYAGALRAAGWY